AAACAGACATCATGGTGCTGCTAACATATCTTCCTCCGCTGTCCCTGTTCCCATATCGGGATCAAACCAGTGATcctatttcgcctctatggcctatttattgccttacatccctacatttgcacacgctgtacatagatgtttctattgtgttattgactgtaggtttgtttgtgtaactctgtgttgtttttgtcacactgcttggctttatcttggccaggcttcagttgtaaatgaaaacgtgttctcaactggcctacctggttaaataaaggtaaataaaaatgttttaaaaatcctCTGCTCACAAACACACGTGACCGCCCTCCTTCACAATGTACCAACCGTTTGAGCTATCAAAAAATATTGAATGTGATAGCTCCATCGGAAACATCTCAAGCTAGCTGAAAATGTTCAAACAAGCACGCCATCTACAGACGTCTTATTCAATAAtaaccaacaacaacagtaggtacAGTAATGTTAGTTGCAACAGCAGTTACGACAGCCTGGCATAGAGCTGCACGACTCTCATCTGCCCCTGCCACTgtcatgttacacacacacagctttaccTTGAGCTTCATGGTGTCGATGGCATCCAGCACCCAGCCCACGGTTCCGTCCCCCCCACACACCAGCACCCTAACACTGCCTGGAGGCAGCAGGGTGCACAGCTGCAGAGCCTTGGAGGGAGGCAGCTCCGACAGGTCAAACacctgagagaggaggggaggagaaaggaaaggagagaggaaaggagaggagacgagtagagtagagaggaaagtagacgagagaggaaaggagaggatagCAGACAGAAAATGTATGATATGGGAGGAAACAAAGTGGAAAAGGTggacgggaggggagggagatgtaTATGTATCCCACCATCACCGCGCCACCTCCACAATCACTTTAACTCAAAAGATTGCCTACTGTGCACCAGTTCAATTTGACCTAGACATCTTAATAATTCCATAATATGCTCCTACAGGATGCTacacagaggactgactgacctGGACAGGGTTGAGGATGGTGCGGAACTCTCCAAGCAGAGCCTCCCCCATGTTGTTCCCACTGCGAGTGTTGGCCAGGACCAGCACTGGAGTCCAGCTGCTCCCACAGGCAGACGCCAGCTAGACACACAGTTAAATttgtttaatttaacctttatttaactaagcaagtcagttaagaacaaattattatttacaatgacggcctacaggggaacagtgggttaactgccttgttcaggggcagaacgacagatttttttaccttgttagctcagggattcgatccgtCAACGTTTCAGTTCAAATTGAAAAGTAAACGAAACCTGTTTCAAACCACAGCCCAGTATTCTAACCTGACTCAAGAGGGACTGGTAGTCGCTAGTAATGCAACCAAACAATCGGTCCCGATCCACCATTTGGGCCACCATAACCCCAGACACCGACCCCTCCCTGGGTGTGACTTCTGACCTTGCTGTACTCATCGGGATGCCTGCGGCGGAGCTTGTTGACATGGTGGAGGTAGTGAGGGGGGATGATGAGGCTGCGGAACTCGCCCAGCTCACAGCGCTCCCCGTCCGAAAGGCTGGCCTTGCAGTCATCGTGCACCAttgtctgacaccacacacacctgccaagggacaaacacacacccatCAGTGGATCAAGCACAATTTTTGTGGCGCTCACTGTAatgtcaaggcaaaaggtggacAGAGAGCTGGTTAATAATTGTACACATGAAAGGAAAAGGACATGATATTAATTCCTGtcaatttgtaaataaagcaaTTTCAGCTTCCCCATGATTGAAACATTACAAATAACACCCTCCGTCTTTCGTGCCAAAACCAGACAAATGTTAACGCCTTCGCACCCTGCTGGGCTTCACTTTGATTAATGTGGCAGACATTAATTCACACACAAACGACAGCCTAGAAGCAAAATAATATTACCTAAAGTCACACAGCTTCGGTTGGTTCCCACATTGCTCCTTGCAGACCACACagacactgcagagagggacGTTTCCCCGGACCCAGCGGTGCTCTAATGTCCCATCCGCTTGGGACGGAGCCATAATCTCTTTGCAAACAAGGCTCCGGTCGGCCCGACGCAGGCATGTCTCGTCGGCGCACACTCCGCAGCAGTCGCAGAATGCCCCTTGTAGAATGTGTTGTTGGCATACACAGCAGTAGGTGGGCTTGTTGAACAGGTCGGTGCAGTGCCAGCCGTGCTTGCTCTTGCGGAAGAAGTCTTTCATGTGTATTTTCCGTTTGGAGCGTTGGACACTGCACCACAATGTAATGATCACGGGCACTACGACAGCGAGAGATGTCCAAAACAGGAGTGTCCACTCTTCCCGTGACGATTGGTCACGGTTTCCCTCGTCCCCCTCCATTGACATCCGAGGAAGAGTGGTTGGTATTAACGTGAATAAACTAATCAAATCATAGAATATCACGAGAATTCATATAAACATTGTGCGCAAGGCGCGCGCATCATGGTGTCCATGCAATAGCTACGAGAAAATGACAACCTTCTCGTGTAGCGAAATAACGCACAAAACAAGGGTCGAGCGAGATTGTAAACAATGACTGCcgtgattttttttgtgtgcaaaagaAGTAGCTAGACGACGACCACCAACATTTGAATGATTAGCTTACTGTTGTTGTTATCAGAAGCTATGCTAGATATAGTTACTGGGCACCTGATGTGCTCCTCACCTCTCCAGCAATGACTACATTAAAAGCTAGTAATCAATCGtctgtaaaaaatacaaataaaagtttttaaaaacatCGAAACGCATGCACAAGCATTTATAATATTAAAGGTTGCATTGAAGTGACAGCTTCATTACTATATCAATAACACGACTAAACAATAGATTCGTCGATAAAACACATGTCCAATCGCAGACAGCTGCCTTCCCACCTAATGGCAGTGTTCAAGCGCGTCAAAACCGTGTTGTATCATGGGTACATTTTGACTGACTGATCTGCGAATAATATTGAGCAGTGATTtacatagagatagatataggactcatctttgtatctgtgcaaTTATAGCGTCTGTAACAACATGGGTagcgccattgaggctatctccattttgaagtaatCCATTTTCTTCTTCccgattggctgatccctcccgATGACCCGGTTGGACAAAACTCCAAAAGGGTCACTAGGAGGGATAAGCCAATTAAGTCCAACACacttgactacattaaaatggtggaagccctcaatggcgctgcccatgctaatagctctttggccactagaggcctctatcattctctatggttatttatgatgcaatgtgatttgtaaatcagtcagtttCGAGTCGTCTTTAAAGCGGGCTGCAATGTCGAACGCGCCGATTACTAATAGTGTCGTCCGTTTTAATTGGCCAATATGCTAACGTACACCATGGCGTACGTTTTTACGTGGTGCTCAGCTGACTCTGGCAACTGAATAACATATCAAAAACAGTTTGTTGAGGGGAAAGATTTAGAGCtgttttttcatttattttttatttggagCATTTCGTTCAGTATATTAAAATAGTATTACTAACATTTGCCTTAAAGGCATCAAGACACATCTACATAACATATGTATATTATAAACGCAGACAGAGCTTCACATTCACTGATAGGCCTATTAGGCCTATAGGATGTAATTTCTTAAATCTTATATTTAGGAAAAGCAGACACGTTATTTGTGCATTTATAGAAAGAAGTTGAACAATAACTTTATTACATTACATTTGGCTGGAATGAATGTTAAAAACTAGGTAAACTGTCAAAAAATCTTGCAATCCAAACAGCGATAAGGCCAAAACACTATTTTCACGGCACTTCGATACTGAAGCAGGTTTGGATAATTTACGAAGGAAGTTATGATACTGAGGTTAAGGTTTGGATAGGGTTATGGTTAGCGAAAATgctatcctaacctgctacggaAATCACTTTGTATTGAAGTTCCGTAAAAAAAAGTGTGGCCTAAGGCCGATAAGGCACATGGCCTAGTTTCCGGGAAACCAAGGACAAAACAGAAAACAGCCTTTAAAAATCCCTGCCTTGCGAAAAACACATCCATTAATCCTTGACAAATTATCTCTGTATAAAATGAGTTTTGCGCGCCATCTAGTGGATAGAATCAGCATTGCAAATTGTAAATCCTCACGCTAAAACTGCAACTGGATACAGATGTAATTCATGCTAGAAGAATAATCTATTTGAGTACGGTATCAAAGTTCAAACTGATGAAAAACAAGTACATTGCATGCTATAATCACCACCaaataaatatacaaataaataaatgtctcATGCCAGAACAGCAGGCACAGTGACACTCAACAGATGTTTTCACAGTTATGTGACCCAGTTTTGTAATATTTGGATTGGGGAGGTGATCGGTGACGTAGAGGAGAATTTACCCCCTCATCTCCTACGGACTGGGGTCTCAGTGCAGAAGTAGCCGGGCAGGTGAGCTGAGACCAAGATGAAGAAGTTTGTGGCATTTTCCCTCTGTCTGGTCCTCTTGACCATCTACACAGCAGGTAGGCTCATTTTGAAGAGGTCAATTGCCTTTagaaaaatgtattaattaacctTTTGGTGGCTCTGTGAGTCTTTTAGATGTCTCTAATAAAAGtttatttttgcatttttttCTCAATTTTAATGGAATAGAAATGTTGTTTTAAGAAAATATGAACATGAAGTTGTTATGTAGCAATTAATGCTGTAATTGATATGCTCAAATAATTACATGCATAAGAAAAGTAATTACTGCATTAAACTTACAAAATAAAAATGCAATTCAATCATGCACAGAAAAGCAAATATTGTGTTGTGTCATTGTAACTAGTAAATATTAAACTAAATACATTTCTGTTGTATGAAGATATTGCATGAAAATATGAATATAAGCTAAACACATAATTGTTCATGTAAAACCAAACAAATATGACATAATTGTTTTAACTGCAGGCACATAGCTCATTTAAATGCTGCATTGTATTACAATATCATGTACTTCCATTTTGAAGCTCTTATCAATGCAGTTTCAAAATCATTGCAAAAAGCCTGCATGAGCCCTGGGTGGTGCTTTGCCACGTCGCTGTGTGTGCCTGGCGCTGTTGACAGAGCCAGCCAGGTTCATTTTCATACTCCCTCGCAGGTTGGCCTTTGGGGGTCACGTGCTCCACGGGCTGGCCTGGCTCTCTGGAGAGTGGGGGAAATGAATGGGTACTTTGTTGCTCCACCAAAAAACAGCCTCCTAATGATATTCTGCTGCTgctgggggacagacagagacagacctctATGAGACTAGgggctgcatctcaaatggcaccctattctctatatagtgcactacttttgaccagggcccagtgcactatatagggaatagggtgccatttgggatgtagaacaGGGGCTGTTGATCTGCATCCTCAGCCTGGTACATTAGAGAGTACACGGCTCGACATGTACTATCCAAACAAACAGCAGCTTCTCCCCTATATCCTGCACACGCTGGGTGTGTGATGAGGGGGTTGTTGTTGACTGTGTCGAAATCTAATGCAAGTTTTTCTTCCCGTTTAATGGCTGCAACTGAAATGGCAAGTCTGGAAATGTAGGTTAATGTTGTGTTTTGAGTTATAAAAGTCAAGAGCAACCAGATAGATACAGGAGGAAAGAGTGGGTGACAAATAATGACTGATTTCAGGAAAATGACAAGAATATTGTTTTTGGTATATTGTGCACAAAGTACCCTATGTCACTGATGGTTGCAATATTTTCGTTTGAGATAGATGGAGCCAAATGAAGGTTGACATtcattgtcatgaatcttgccctggaggcagaaatGAGCTATTTTCTGCTAGATGGTCCAGCTGCTAAGTCAAAATTGgctttaaagttagggttagcggtgtggttaaggttatggttaaggttaaggttcagaccccttgactttttccacatccagagatgtttgatcgggatcaagtctgggctctggctgggccactcaaggacattcagagacttgtcccgaagccactcatgcattgtcttggctgtgtgcttatggttgttgtcctgttggaaggtgaagcttcgccctagtctgaggaactgagcactctggagcaagttttcatcaaggatctctctgtacttttctctgttcatctatGCCTCattcctgactattctcccagtccctgccgctgaaaaaacatccccacagcatgatgctgccaccaccatgcttcactgtagggatggtgccaggtttcctccaggtgtgacgcttggcattcaggcaaaagagttcaatcttggtttcatcagaccagagaatcttgtttctcatggtctgagaatctttaggtgccttttggcaaactccaagcgggctgtcttgtgccttttactaaggagtacattttttggtacccttccccagatctgtgcctcgacacaatcctgtctcggagctctagggacaattccttcgacctcatggcttggtttttgctctgacaactatgagacattatatagacaaacatttctaaaaaggtgtttttgctttgtcattatgtggtatggtgtgtagattgctgTGGACAAAAACATTTAATCAACTTTAGttgaaggctgtaacgtaacagaatgtggaaaaggtcaaggggtctgaaaactttctgaatgcactgcatcAGTACATGCACACAATATCTAGGTCCAATAAATAGTACAGTGCaaattacaatacaatatatataaAATTACTGTGTCGATTCACAGTTTCCTTTGTGtccttttatctgttttttgaaactagtttattgctagcttgagttgcctggggtggcagagagttccacgtagtcatggctctctttaatactgtgtgtttcccagcctctgttctggacctggggactgtgaagagacctctggctGCATGACTTGTGTTGTACCAATGGGTGTCCGAACtgtgtgccaactgcttgaacagacagctcagtaccttcaacacatcaatatctcgcacaaagaccaatagtgatgcagtcaatctctcctcaactttgagccaggagagactgacatgcatgaTACTGACACTTTCCCTCCGTGTACATCGAAGTGCGATACGTGCTGCTTTGTACTGGACCAACTGCAATTTATTTTTGTTCTTCTTTGCcgcacatgaccacacagctgggcagtagtccaggtgaaactacacatgaccacacagctgggcagtagtccaggtgaaactacacatgaccacacagctgggcagtagtccaggtgaaactacacatgaccacacagctgggcagtagtccaggtgcgacaaaactatgACTTTGTAAGACTTTGTGGCtctgccagctagtgaccactttgcagagctgcctccagggcaaaacgtatgacaataaatgccaacctgcgtAGGCAAACAGTGATGTTGCACAGTCAGCTCTTTGAAAACGAAGGGATATGGATGTCTTGAaatgctttctctctctatcgccAGATGCAAACCCAATCATCAAGGAGAGCTATGCTAAGCAACTTCTGCGGACCAAGAGGCAGAAGCCTGGCCACCCCGATGAGCCAATGAGGGTAAAGTTCAAAGTGGAAAGGGCACAATTAGAAACCTGCAGCGGTGTGCTCATCCTTCTAAgaatccatttaaaaaaattcCCTTAACGGTTACCCTGTAATTTCTTCTGTTTTGATATGATAATGAGAGCTGCTTACGGCTTGATAAATGAacggcattctctctctctctctctctctctctctctctctctctctctctctctctctgtgtgtatcaccCTGTACAGGAGCACTTGCTCCACATGCAGGTTCTGGATCAGAGGGCCCAGGAGACCAACCTGGAACACTGGCTGAACCCCCACTGCTACCCCCGCTGTGACAGGAACTACGGACACCCTGTCTAACCCCCAGTGACCTCGCCTTGACTCCTCACAGCCCAGgtccctgtctgtcctcagaaCCATAAAACATGCTTGCTTGGGTCCCCTGAGTCATGTTCAGTAGGGAACAGAGTAGCAAAATGCTGTGTAACAAAAAAAGTACTAGAAAGTACATAATATCACTACGTTTCAGACAATATTCTGTTTCCTGCCTATTGAACACAATGTACAGTACCCATAATTAGCCTATAGGATGAAGTTGCCTTCTGACGCTTCTGATCAGTTTTGGTATTTCTCTCTTGATTGGTTATAGTTAGAATTGGGGTAGGGTAAACTGATTccagatacattttttttgtctacAGGAGAACAACTTTTTTTCTGTGTGGCGGAGGGCGCTGATGGCAAGAATGATGTCGACAACTGTGATGGCGACAATAATGATGATGACTATGATAATGATATGAGGGGGAAGCTCGGAGTGTAACTCTATCACATGCATTTCATGATGAAGCCTCAGCAGGGAACATTAGTGGCCATCAATAGAGATGTCCACAGCTTATTCCAGCAACATTAGCGTATAGGAAACGTATTAAATGATGTTAACATCATAGAGGATACATAATCAGTTTATATGTTAATACAGTTATGAGAAATTATACATTGTATTATGTAAAACAATGTTTAAAAAACAAGAATTGAATAAATAATCTAATCAAATTTTTTTAAATGCTGGAATCTTGGTGTGTTCTTCTTCGGGTTTTGAAGTAGGACTTCAGTTGGACTTTAGAGAAAATAAAAACTAAGAAAGAGGAACAGTGAACTGGTCATGTGGGTTGACCCCGCTGCTGATTCGGGGTTACTATCGTAGTTTACTGATGTTTGGGCAATTTTAGACAGTGCCCTTCCCTCGAGTTAACTGTGTGACTCTGCACTGTGCTGTTACTTTCTCGCGCAGGAGGCTCTATAGAAGAACGGCATGCTATTGACCACAATGAATAACAACTTGTGAAAGGAAAGAGGGGAATTATTTGACACAAAGTATTCAACGCTTTATTGCAGCTAAACTGAATGGCCGGGAGCACTAGGCTAAATCCTACGCAGTTCTGGACGTGAGAAGGGAGTAAATATATCCAGACAATAACAAATCCAGTTATTCTCCGAAGTGAATGTCGTACAAAGTATTTTTAACATTGCGTAATATATCAATAAGCTGATAATATATATGGCCGTATACGACTGAACCGGCACACATTTTACACGCAATTTAAGAAATGTGCTATTGATGTTTGTGCTGATTGATTGCCAAAAATATCGAACAATTATTAATGCATTTGGTCAAATTTGTTGGGaacttttattttattgtattataTCCACATGATTCAATGACAACATCTAACTCCCGACGTGTGTTTCATCTGGAGAAATTGCACTGTAGCCTATCAATAGTCAGATTGTTCAATTATTATCTTGCATGTGGCATGCGAGCATCATCGAATGATTCTGCAAAACGAATGCACTCATAGGCGTACAAATATTCCACTAGAACCAATCAAGTAAAAAAAACAAGAGTAAGCATGCAATAATCATTCAAATTGATCATAACATTTAAGCCATCGCCTATACTGAAATGACCAGAGTATTTTGTCAGGCAGATGCATTCCTGTCAGACATAAGTGTAATAGCAGGTGATAACACATTATATATTTCGTAGGCAATCTATTATAGTTCTGATGACATGTTTGGTAACACAGGCCTACCTACCTTGTGACCCCGCATAACCATCGTGTCCATTCCGCAGATACCGATGGGCGCTGGATTGCATTGGTTTATGATTTGAGAAAATTTGAAGGCCAATATCATTTTGCAAAAGTACAATTCAATTCTTCCTGTAGGCCCAATGTCAAACACTTAAAATAATGGTGGGCTGCGATTTTTTCTGTGAAGAGCTCTGAGGACAGCACAATTACATTTAAATAGAATTCAATAAAACAACTCTTATTAAAATGCTTTGTCAGCTGTCTCTGAGTACAAATACCCTATTCTTTTAGAAATCTTTGTCATTTTAATAGATATAAGACAGTGAAGTTAGTATAGTATTTTTAATGAACGCAGATAGGGCTATACATTTGAGTTGCGTCCTGATTTGTTTTGAAACTATCTGAATCATTACAAAATATATAAACCAAGGTCTAGGCCTTTGTGGACCTTTGCCAAAACACACTAATAATCTCAATGAAAAATAGGACCTATTTCTCTGCTATAACTGACACTACCATATTGCTAAGAAAATGTCATTACGCACCACGGCAAAGAATAGGTAAGCCTATTCCTGCAGTTGGCTTATAAATCTGAAATATGGTCAACGTTATTCTTTACACTATTTGAAATTAAGACAACGGAAACATGCAAACTAAAGCAACTTCTTAAATCAAAAAATTGTGCCAAAAGATTTCTGAAACCTGTAATTCCATAAAGCACATTTGCAATTATCATCAGTCCTTCTCACAGCCAATGCAAAACATTAATCTGAAAATCAGAAGGAAGAAATCATGACAACCAGAAACAGACACAATTTCAACAAGTTTACTGGAAAGCATCTCAAAAGCAAACTGTGACATCAGGTTGTGATCATCCTGTTACATTGAATGCATTTCATGTATATGTCCAACACAGATGTCAACAGAAAGCCCTTGTGTATAATATGTCAATATAAGTTCTTTGACAAAGACAGCGTCATAAACACCAAGCAGCCTTCCCATTTTTATTAACAGCTTATAAAAAATCTGGAAACAAGATCGACATCTGCTCAACTACTGACCTATAGCATTGTAAAGGCTATATAAACTCTTATAGAGGACATGTAGGTCAACAAGACATAGATTTGATACACTTTTTTATTAAACCTTCCAAAAAGTGCT
This is a stretch of genomic DNA from Oncorhynchus clarkii lewisi isolate Uvic-CL-2024 chromosome 17, UVic_Ocla_1.0, whole genome shotgun sequence. It encodes these proteins:
- the LOC139370485 gene encoding uncharacterized protein C17orf67 homolog — encoded protein: MKKFVAFSLCLVLLTIYTADANPIIKESYAKQLLRTKRQKPGHPDEPMREHLLHMQVLDQRAQETNLEHWLNPHCYPRCDRNYGHPV
- the LOC139370484 gene encoding diacylglycerol kinase epsilon-like, with translation MSMEGDEGNRDQSSREEWTLLFWTSLAVVVPVIITLWCSVQRSKRKIHMKDFFRKSKHGWHCTDLFNKPTYCCVCQQHILQGAFCDCCGVCADETCLRRADRSLVCKEIMAPSQADGTLEHRWVRGNVPLCSVCVVCKEQCGNQPKLCDFRCVWCQTMVHDDCKASLSDGERCELGEFRSLIIPPHYLHHVNKLRRRHPDEYSKLASACGSSWTPVLVLANTRSGNNMGEALLGEFRTILNPVQVFDLSELPPSKALQLCTLLPPGSVRVLVCGGDGTVGWVLDAIDTMKLKGQDQFIPRVMILPLGTGNDLSNSLGWGSGYAGEIPVEQVLRNVLEAEVVKMDRWKVQVASKGLYFRKPKVLSMNNYFSVGPDALMALNFHTHREKTPSFFSSRIINKAVYFMYGTKDCLVQECKDLDKRIELELDGERVALPSLEGIIVCNIGYWGGGCRLWEGMGDEPYPLTRLDDGLLEVVGVFGSFHCAQIQVKMANPVRLGQAHTVRLVLKTSRMPMQVDGEPWAQGPCTITITHKTQAFMLYHSAEQTDDDDESSTSEAESSAPHDSPKPAGPDSARA